The genomic window AGCGGCAACAATGATACCCAACGCCGTATGATCTTTGGGGTCATGCGGTGTCTATTTGGTTAGTGTAAACGAACTGACTAGTATTAAGGACTTTCGAGGCGCCCCAAGGACATTTCCGTGGGATGCTTCGAACGTACTTCGTGCAAATATACAACATCTTTTCATAGTCTCCGACAAAATGCCATTTTGCTGGCACGAATTGATGTACAGTATTGCCACCAACTATTGCATTGGGTCAAATCCCGGGCCGCAATTCCAGCAGAAAGCTCTTATGGAAGTCTTGGGGGTGGTTTCCTTCTGGAGGTCACCGCCTCACCTAACTCCCGCAGAAGATTTTTTTGCCCGCGAACTCAGATTTCGAGTTCAGGTGTTCAGATCGTGTTCCAAATCATTCTGACCGCTCTTTTGTCGCCATGGCTCCGGGTATTTTCATAAGCTACTCACGCGAAGACGAGAAGCACGCAATGCACCTGCTCGCCCTTCTTCGGAGGGAAGGCTATTCTGTGTGGATCGACCAGGAGGCAATTGCCGGTGCCTCGATCTGGTCCGATGAGATCGTGCAGAACATCAAAAGCAGCCAGATCTTTATCGCGCTCCTTTCCGCCGCGTCGGTTAACTCCGCAAATGTTGCGAAAGAGATCGCCTTGGCCGCGGAACATGGCAAAATCATTTTACCGATCGAGATCGGTGCAGTCCAACTCCCCGGCCGGCTGGAGTACGCACTTGCAGGAATCCAGCGCACAAACTTCCACGAAGTGGAAGCAATCTTGCACGCCGTGCGGAGTCAGGTCGCACGGTTGGAAGGTGTGACGACTGATGCCCAGAGTGTTTCCAGAACTCGCCACAGACGGTCCCGAAGAAGCGCAATAATCGCTGCAGTGGTTTTGCTCGCAGTGGGAACGTTCCTCTTCTTTCGTCGCCCACCCGCCGCCGCTGCCCCTGATAATCTCGTGTATGTCCTGCCATTCTCCACGCTGAATCTCGATCGCGATAGCACGCGAAATCTCGACATCTTTTCCGATGCGCTTACGTCACGACTCGCCGCCCAAAAAACACTTTGGACCGTTGGAAGAACAGGGTCTTCCACATACAAAGATTCGCCGCTCAATGCCATGGCAATTGCCAAGGAATTGAAGGCCCGATTTATCATCGAGGGCCTCGTCCGGAAGATGCACGATGTCAATTTTGTCTCTGCAAGAATCATCGATACAAAGCAGGGTGGCGAAATCTGGGAGCAATCCTATAGTGGGAATAACTCCGAGTTATTCGCAACGCGGGAACGGCTCTGCTCCGACCTCTTTGGCTACCTCCATTATGTCACAGGGGAGGAAGCCGGCCTTCGAGCCGCCGAGCAAAACCTGAAGGCCCATCCGAACGATGCGGCTGCGTATGCTCACGTTGCCAACATGTTGATTGGCAGTGATAAGAACCGATCGCTCGAACTCTTCGAACAGGCCATCAAATTCGATTCGAGCAACGCATCCTATTACCTTGGCGCCGGCATCGTTGCTGGGCGGCTGGGAAATGTTGGTCGCACAAACGAATTCGGTAGAGCGGCTATCGGCCTCCTCAAACGGAATTTGATGCACCATCCCGACAGTCTGAATCTCTCGACAACCTACGCCATCGCGCTCGACATGGCCGGACGGAGCGCCGAAGCCGAACGTGCGTTCGATTCCCTGCTGCATCTGCATCCGACGGATGTCCGGCTCACCTACAATGCGGCATGCTGCATTGCCAAGCAAGGCAAGACCGATGGCGCGCTGGACCTCCTCGATCGCCTCTTTACTTTAGCGCCCGGTAAGAAAGGCGAAGTGCAGTCCGACCGTGATTTCGATAATATCCGCTCGAACCCACGCTACCAGCGACTAATGTATGGCGAGGCCCAGTAATCTGGCCCGTAGTATCAGCCGCCTTGTGCCGGACTGCCGTTTCCGAGCCACCTTCGCGATTAGCCCCCTGAAATAGGTGCTCGAAGTTAAAGTAATACTTTAATTCTCTCTTTTGAGTTGTCATTTAATGAACGCCCAGCCCGCACTCGAAATTGAATTCTCCATTCTTTTTCAATGAGCAATTGGTGCCCCTGAAGGCAGAAGCAATATACGTCAGCGAAACCGCGAGTGCAAGAAAAATCTTTGTGCGGCAGAAGAATTCATTGGAAGCTACTCCCGGACTACCTTGCGCAGCACGCTTTCTTTCGCTGTCTCGATCCGCAGG from Bacteroidota bacterium includes these protein-coding regions:
- a CDS encoding TIR domain-containing protein, with product MAPGIFISYSREDEKHAMHLLALLRREGYSVWIDQEAIAGASIWSDEIVQNIKSSQIFIALLSAASVNSANVAKEIALAAEHGKIILPIEIGAVQLPGRLEYALAGIQRTNFHEVEAILHAVRSQVARLEGVTTDAQSVSRTRHRRSRRSAIIAAVVLLAVGTFLFFRRPPAAAAPDNLVYVLPFSTLNLDRDSTRNLDIFSDALTSRLAAQKTLWTVGRTGSSTYKDSPLNAMAIAKELKARFIIEGLVRKMHDVNFVSARIIDTKQGGEIWEQSYSGNNSELFATRERLCSDLFGYLHYVTGEEAGLRAAEQNLKAHPNDAAAYAHVANMLIGSDKNRSLELFEQAIKFDSSNASYYLGAGIVAGRLGNVGRTNEFGRAAIGLLKRNLMHHPDSLNLSTTYAIALDMAGRSAEAERAFDSLLHLHPTDVRLTYNAACCIAKQGKTDGALDLLDRLFTLAPGKKGEVQSDRDFDNIRSNPRYQRLMYGEAQ